The bacterium sequence CAATGACTTACGGAGTGAGTCATTGATTTGGGCGCCCCGCGCGGGGCGCGTTGATGGACTTTTTGCGAGTCCATCAAGGTTCAAAGTTTCAGGTAAAAACCTTGAGATCAGGACTTCGGTCCACGTGTCTCCGCATCGCCGCGTCAGTTCTTCCCCCCCGGCCGTCTCGGGAAAATAACGGAGGGAATCCGGAAGACTATAGGGGAGAGGGCAAAGGGTTGTCAATTTACTGAAATTTCTTACGGGAAATTCCGGTCTATCCGCTGCCCATGCAACCGCAGTCGGAAGCTGCTGCTCCACCCTTCGGGGGCCTTATCTTCCCCCACCAACCCCTGGCTGAAGATGCCAGGGGACGGATCGATATGGCGATCAGGACGGCGGCCGCGAGGTACTGGATCCGGACCGGAACGAGTTCGGCGGCCTGGCCGACAGCGGCCCGGGCGGAGATACCGGAAAGGGTGTAGATAAAATCGAGTACGAGCCCCGCTACGATGCTCACCGCGGCAATGGAGGCCAGATAGATACCCACCGCCCTCCTGCCAAGCAGGCCCGTCAGGACCGAGAGGGAGGCGATATTGGTTGCCGGACCCACAAGCAGGAATACCAGGGCGGCGCCCGGGCTGACACCCTTGAGAATAAGGGCCGCGGCGATGGGAGTCGAGGCAGTGGCGCATAAGTAAAGGGGAACCCCCACGGCCAGCATGATGAGCATGGATCCCAGCCCGCCGCCCACTGTGGAGGCAATAAGCTGGTCGGGCACAAGGGAGGTAACGATACCGGCTAGGATAAGCCCCGCCGCGAACCAGCCGGCAAGGTCTCCCCAGAGCTCGCCAAAGGCATATTTCATCCCGCCGGCAACCTTTTCGGAAAGGAGGTGGTGGTTGGCATGGTCCACAGGGTCGCAGCCGTCACCGTCACAGCATCCGTCAACGGCGCAGCTGTTGTCCGCAGTTCTGTCCCGCACCGTTTCCGGAACACCGAAAAAACTTACCGCCAGGCCGGCGAGGGTGGCGGTGATGAAAGCCACGACAGGCCTCGCCACGGTCATGACCGGGTCGAGAAGGGCCCACGACACGGCAATGGAATCCACACCGGATTCGGGTGTCGATATGAGGAAGGCAGTCGTCGCGCCCTTGCTCGCCCCCTGCCTGCGCAAAGAAGCCGCGGCGGGAATAACTCCGCACGAACAGAGGGGAATGGGGATACCCATGAGGGAGGCCTTCAATACGGGCATGACCCGCCCTTCACCCAGGTTCCTGACCACGTAATCGGTGGACAGGAACATCCGTAAAAAACCCGCGACCAGAATCCCGAAAAGGATGTAGGGGGAAGCGTCCAGCAGCAGGGCCCAGGTTTCGGAAAGGATGGAAATGATTAGATCTATGGGTTTAAACATGATGATTATCTCCGTTGAACGGTCCTTCGTGGTCCTTTACCTGCTCTCCTCAGATCAAAACGCAAAGTGCGAAGCGCGAAGAGGGGCCTTTAGCTTCAAGATTTTTCTCCCGCTCCCCCATGCTCCCCCTCTCCCCCTCGTGAGCGAAGCGAGCATGCTCTACCCTTCCCTCACATGCTCCAGCGCCACACCCATCAGCTGCCTCACGTGGTGGTCGTTGAGGCGGTAGTAAAGGATCGTCCCCTCTCTCCTGCTGGTCACAAGGTCCAGGTGCCGCAGGTTTCTGAGCTGGTGACTGGTGGCGGATTCGGATAGCCACAGCGTGGCCGCCAGGTCGCATACGCACAACTCCTGGCTGCCAAGGGCCCAGAGGATCCGCAACCTGGTGGGATCCCCCATGGCTTTGAAGATCCGGGAAACCCGGGCGATCTCCAGGGGATCCAGGGAACCTCCCCTGGCCCTGTTGATCCTTTCCGGATGGATGACTCTCGCTTCACAAAGATCGACGTTTCCGCCCATCTGACAGCTCCTTTTCTGACCGCCCATTATATGAGTATATGTTCATATATAGCAAGGCTGGCAGGATGTCAAGGGGGAGGTCCGGGCAAAACAGGGAAGAGGGAGGAGGGCAAGAATCTACCCGGGATATTGTTTTTCTTCTCCCTTCTCTCTTCTCCCTTCTCTCTTCTCCCTCAAGAGTTGTTAGCTGTTTCGCGTAACTTTCAGGCGAAACATTTCGTATGGAAAATTGTCAAATGGCGTTCTACAATTTAAGAAATACTGTTTGGGGGGTGCCGTTATGAAGGGGAGAGTTCCTGCCGAGCTGATCATTTCCCTCCTGGTGGCCGTCATGGTCACCGTTCTTGCCGGCTACGTCCTTGCCAGCAGCGGGTTTTCCGCCTTCCTCTACATCCCAGGGATCCGCGGCGAAGCTTCCGATCCCGCGCACAGGAACTGGATCGGGGTCCTCTCCTGCGACTGGGGCAACGTTCCGCCTCCCAGGGGAGACATGGTGCCCGTGGAGGGCAAGGGACCGGCAGGCAAACTTTGTTTCGGTGACTTTTCGGTCCTCAAGCCCCTGGACGACTCGTCCAGGGAAATTTCCAGCTACTGCGACAGGGGTATAACGTTCTCCCACATCCGTGTCGAACTTCCGGGCAAGATCATGGGGAGCTACGACACCCTGGTCCTCAGAAAGGTGAAGATCCTCTCCGTCCGCCCCGCCGGGGTCCTTCCCAACGGCACTAAGACTGAGATCGTGACCCTGGGGTTCAGGCAGATCGAGTACCAATAAACAAATACGGCCTGGGGCCGTATTTGTTTATGGAGCAGGCTTCGCTTGCTTAATTCAAAGGGTAAACAATTTTACCCCGAATTCAGGCTTTTCCACACGTGAAATTCAGCGATCTTTTATTGAGCGTTGAATTTCACGTTCCTGTTCCCTTTTCTTGATATCGTCCCGCTTGTCCAACAGCTTTTTGCCCCGTCCCACTCCCAGTTCCAGCTTGATCAGGCGCCCCTTGAGATAAAGGCGGACGGGCACAAGGGTCAGGCCCTTTTCCATGACTTTACCCTGAAGCCTTTTGATCTCGGTGCTCTTGAGCAGGAGCTTTCGTTCCCTGAGCGGGTTGTGATTCGTGATGTTGCCGTGGGAATAGGGGCTGATGTGGGCCCCCACCAGGTACACCTCTCCATCGCGGATATCGGCGTAGGCCTCCTTGATGTTGGCCTTCCCCTCGCGGATGGCCTTGACCTCGGTCCCCGCAAGGGAGATCCCCGCCTCGATCTTTTCCAGGATCTCGAAGTTGAACCGCGCCTGGCGGTTTTCCACTAGGGTGCGACCCGTTCCCACGGCCCCCCCCCACCAGCGGCACTTCCCGCCTCGCTGCGGAGGCGGTCGAGTATCGGGGCCAGGCTGCCCTTTTTCATGTATGCCTGCCTGAGGTCGAAAAGCCGCCCGCTATCGAGTACAGACGGTTCCCACGGTTCCGGGAACAGCACTTTGGATAGGGGCCTGATGGCTTTCTGATCCTTGACCCTGCACAGGATCTCCGCGGCGCCGCTGAACATGACTCCCTCCAGCATGGCCATCTTTTCAACGACGAGGGGCACCGCCGGTCCTCCAGCCCGTATGAGAGGCTCAACAGCGACTTCACGCAGCCCGTCGTCGGGATCTCCGAGAAGGTCGGCGAGTTCCGGATAGAGTACGGGGTCTTCGAGCTTGGCGATGGCCGAAAGGGCCGCTTCACCGGCAATATTTCCCTGCCGGGCGATCTTGACGAGGGAATCGAAAGCCGGCTCGCCCATGGCGGCAAGAGCGTTGGCCGCCACCCAGGACACTTCACCGGAACTCAGGAGCCCCGCCAGCACGGGAACGCTCTCCGGACGCTTCAACTCCCCCAGGATAGCGATGGCATTGTATCGCATGGCCGTGTCCCCCATCTTATTGGCCCGCTGGTGGAGAATGTCCACCGCCTTGTCACCCATCTGGAAAATAACCAGGTTCCTGGTCATGCAGAAGCTGTCGTCCCCCGTTGCCTTGAGCAGTTCGTCCACCGATTCGGAGCCGATCTCCATGAAAGCGTAGGAGATGAGCCAGCCCAGTTGGTCCTCCGTCTGCATCCGGGCGATGAGAGCCCGGATGGCCCGGGGATCCCTGAATTCGATAAGGGCAGTGACAGCGAACATCCTCACGTTGGCGTCGGGATCATCCAGGGCGCTGATGATGGTCGGCACCGCCTTTCGATCGCCTATCTTGCGAAGGGCCGTAATGGCGTTCTTGCGAACCCCGGCAGCCGGATCGTGGACCTTTTCCATCAGGACCGGGTAGATCTCGGGATGAAGGCGGGCAAGGGCGGTGGTGGCGTAATCCTGGACCTCCAGATCCGGATCCTTGAGGGCCGCCAGAAGCCCTTCGGCGGCAAGCATGTGATGGTAGCCATCCAGCGCCTTGACCACGCTCCGCCGAACCTGGGTATCCCGGTCCCCGAGCGCTTCAAACAGGTCCGGCAGGGTTTCGGGAAGGCGCAGGCGCCCAAGAGCCATGGCGGCTCCACTCCTGATCCTGGGACTTTCAGCCTTCAGCGCGGCCCGCAGGGGGCCCGCGGAACGGGGGCCGAACTTTTCCGCCGCCTGCATGACGAAATCCGACAGGCCCACATCCTCTGTCTCCAGCAACTCGAGGATCCCCTCCAGGGACCTCTCGTCACCCAGATCGCAGAGGGACTGGATCACCTGGATACGGACGTCCCGATCAGGGTCTTTGAGCTGTTTGTAAAGGGGTCCGATGGCATAGGGGTCCCGGGTACTGCCGAGAAGGTAAGCGGCCCGGCCTCGGCAGCTCGGGTCTGGATCTTCCAGGAGATCCACAAGGAACGGCGTCCCTCTCTGCCCCAGTTCCACAAAGATCGACTCGCAGAGCCAGTTGATCTCGGGATCGTCCATCCCCTTGAAAACGGCCATGTAGCCCGGCTGTCCCCACCGTTTGAGGATGTCCACCGCCTCACGGCGCACCTTCATGTCCGGATACCTGAGGAGGTCCACGTTGAAAGCGAGGGCAGCCGGGGTGCCCAGCTTGCGGATCTGGTCCAGGACCTGGATCCGTTCCCCCTCCTCAGCCAGGTAATACCTCCGCTTGAGTATCTCCAGTTCGGACTGCTTCCCGGCCGCCGGGTGTCCAGCCCGGCCCGCACCCCCGGTGGTCCCGCCCACCGTGGCCTTCGCGGCACCGGCATCATCGGACAAAGCCAGGCACATCGCCAGGGCGGCAAGGAACGGTACGATTGCCTTTGTACCGATCTTGATATATCGTTTAATTTTACACATCACCTTCCGCCATAGGAGAG is a genomic window containing:
- a CDS encoding SO_0444 family Cu/Zn efflux transporter, which codes for MFKPIDLIISILSETWALLLDASPYILFGILVAGFLRMFLSTDYVVRNLGEGRVMPVLKASLMGIPIPLCSCGVIPAAASLRRQGASKGATTAFLISTPESGVDSIAVSWALLDPVMTVARPVVAFITATLAGLAVSFFGVPETVRDRTADNSCAVDGCCDGDGCDPVDHANHHLLSEKVAGGMKYAFGELWGDLAGWFAAGLILAGIVTSLVPDQLIASTVGGGLGSMLIMLAVGVPLYLCATASTPIAAALILKGVSPGAALVFLLVGPATNIASLSVLTGLLGRRAVGIYLASIAAVSIVAGLVLDFIYTLSGISARAAVGQAAELVPVRIQYLAAAVLIAISIRPLASSARGWWGKIRPPKGGAAASDCGCMGSG
- a CDS encoding metalloregulator ArsR/SmtB family transcription factor, with the protein product MGGNVDLCEARVIHPERINRARGGSLDPLEIARVSRIFKAMGDPTRLRILWALGSQELCVCDLAATLWLSESATSHQLRNLRHLDLVTSRREGTILYYRLNDHHVRQLMGVALEHVREG
- a CDS encoding type VI secretion system tube protein Hcp — translated: MKGRVPAELIISLLVAVMVTVLAGYVLASSGFSAFLYIPGIRGEASDPAHRNWIGVLSCDWGNVPPPRGDMVPVEGKGPAGKLCFGDFSVLKPLDDSSREISSYCDRGITFSHIRVELPGKIMGSYDTLVLRKVKILSVRPAGVLPNGTKTEIVTLGFRQIEYQ
- the smpB gene encoding SsrA-binding protein SmpB: MENRQARFNFEILEKIEAGISLAGTEVKAIREGKANIKEAYADIRDGEVYLVGAHISPYSHGNITNHNPLRERKLLLKSTEIKRLQGKVMEKGLTLVPVRLYLKGRLIKLELGVGRGKKLLDKRDDIKKREQEREIQRSIKDR
- a CDS encoding HEAT repeat domain-containing protein — protein: MCKIKRYIKIGTKAIVPFLAALAMCLALSDDAGAAKATVGGTTGGAGRAGHPAAGKQSELEILKRRYYLAEEGERIQVLDQIRKLGTPAALAFNVDLLRYPDMKVRREAVDILKRWGQPGYMAVFKGMDDPEINWLCESIFVELGQRGTPFLVDLLEDPDPSCRGRAAYLLGSTRDPYAIGPLYKQLKDPDRDVRIQVIQSLCDLGDERSLEGILELLETEDVGLSDFVMQAAEKFGPRSAGPLRAALKAESPRIRSGAAMALGRLRLPETLPDLFEALGDRDTQVRRSVVKALDGYHHMLAAEGLLAALKDPDLEVQDYATTALARLHPEIYPVLMEKVHDPAAGVRKNAITALRKIGDRKAVPTIISALDDPDANVRMFAVTALIEFRDPRAIRALIARMQTEDQLGWLISYAFMEIGSESVDELLKATGDDSFCMTRNLVIFQMGDKAVDILHQRANKMGDTAMRYNAIAILGELKRPESVPVLAGLLSSGEVSWVAANALAAMGEPAFDSLVKIARQGNIAGEAALSAIAKLEDPVLYPELADLLGDPDDGLREVAVEPLIRAGGPAVPLVVEKMAMLEGVMFSGAAEILCRVKDQKAIRPLSKVLFPEPWEPSVLDSGRLFDLRQAYMKKGSLAPILDRLRSEAGSAAGGGGPWERVAP